In one Arachis duranensis cultivar V14167 chromosome 9, aradu.V14167.gnm2.J7QH, whole genome shotgun sequence genomic region, the following are encoded:
- the LOC107465737 gene encoding trihelix transcription factor GTL2, which produces MCEISVAPYYDGHLMVLDCSMFDKTPFDPYHHHHHQLQLHQVHHQHPSILHPSLHLHQHHNNNNKHHHHDEDREENNASSTSTTTVPMNFEIERDHERQQMPPPQLIDPWSNDEVLALLRIRSTMESWFPQLTWEHVSRKMAELGYKRSAEKCKEKFEEESRYFSSNINFTNKTITPPPTTTTGYRFLSELEELYHQQDNSDHHHQQEVVVVEKQPSSTDGQEDKVVMDQALGEEDDKENDEEVVAGAAVVVLPEKIITTKTKERKRKRGGGDGDGNGDGVRFEMFKGFCESIVHKMMEQQEEMHNKLIEDMVRRDEEKLAREEAWKKQEVERMNKELEIMQQEQAIAGDRQANIIEFLKKFAPEIQTLVCVEEDHDDHNNNGRNKLVKVTNNNNNVEHNGSNLLLHSQNPNPPSSPSSSSAVIVNNQNGVVVAAASSSTNPSSSPIIQAGKNPNSTYLNNDSPIVEADSAAKKAAATTANCEKDEIGRRWPKDEVLALINLRCNTQVSSNNDENGRETHKALPLWERISQGMVELGYTRSAKRCKEKWENINKYFRKTKDANKKRSLDSRTCPYFHLLSSLYSQGKLLLQPEKQETTTNNNDNHGKKMVGDHQTSSQMGSAIAADDNHDHGGENNNNNKALMQAPSLDFDQF; this is translated from the exons ATGTGTGAGATCAGCGTTGCACCGTACTATGATGGCCACCTGATGGTGCTTGACTGTAGCATGTTTGATAAG ACACCTTTTGAtccttatcatcatcatcaccaccaATTGCAGCTTCACCAAGTTCATCATCAACACCCCAGTATCTTGCACCCATCATTACACCTTCACCAACaccacaacaacaataacaaacatcatcatcatgatgAAGACCGGGAAGAAAACAACGCTAGCAGTACTTCCACTACTACTGTGccaatgaattttgaaattgaaagagATCATGAGAGGCAGCAAATGCCTCCTCCTCAGCTCATTGATCCTTGGAGTAATGATGAAGTACTTGCTCTCTTGAGGATCAGATCTACCATGGAGAGTTGGTTCCCACAACTCACTTGGGAACATGTCTCAAG GAAGATGGCAGAGCTTGGATATAAGAGGAGTGCTGAGAAGTGCAAAGAGAAGTTTGAAGAAGAAAGCAGATATTTCAGCAGCAACATTAACTTCACCAACAAAACCATTACTCCTCCTCCTACTACTACTACTGGTTACCGCTTTCTTAGTGAACTTGAAGAGCTTTATCATCAACAAGATAAtagtgatcatcatcatcaacaagaAGTGGTGGTAGTGGAGAAGCAACCAAGTAGTACTGACGGGCAAGAAGACAAGGTAGTCATGGACCAAGCATTGGGAGAAGAAGATGATAAGGAGAATGATGAAGAGGTGGTTGCTGGGGCGGCCGTGGTGGTGTTGCCGGAGAAGATTATTACGACAAAAACAaaggagaggaagaggaagaggggtGGTGGAGATGGCGACGGCAACGGCGACGGCGTTAGGTTTGAGATGTTCAAAGGTTTTTGTGAAAGCATTGTGCACAAGATGATGGAGCAACAAGAAGAGATGCACAACAAGTTAATAGAAGATATggtgagaagagatgaagagaagctTGCAAGAGAAGAGGCATGGAAGAAGCAAGAGGTGGAGAGAATGAACAAGGAGCTTGAGATCATGCAACAGGAACAAGCCATTGCTGGTGATAGACAAGCAAACATCATTGAGTTCTTGAAGAAATTTGCCCCAGAAATTCAAACCCTTGTTTGTGTTGAAGAAGATCATGATGATCACAATAATAATGGAAGAAACAAATTAGTGAAggtaacaaataataataacaatgttGAACACAATGGTTCAAATTTGTTGTTGCATTCCCAAAACCCTAATCCtccatcatcaccttcttcttcttctgctgtGATTGTGAATAACCAAAAtggtgttgttgttgctgctgcttcttcttcaacaaaCCCTAGCTCAAGTCCTATTATACAAGCTGGCAAGAACCCTAATAGTACTTATCTCAACAATGATAGCCCAATAGTAGAGGCGGACTCGGCGGCAAAGAAGGCGGCTGCCACGACTGCGAACTGCGAGAAAGATGAAATTGGAAGAAGATGGCCAAAAGATGAAGTGTTGGCACTGATAAACCTGAGGTGCAACACGCAAGTGAGCAGCAACAATGATGAAAATGGGAGAGAAACTCACAAGGCTCTTCCATTGTGGGAGAGAATCTCACAAGGGATGGTTGAATTGGGGTACACAAGGAGTGCAAAGAGATGCAAAGAGAAATGGGAGAACATAAACAAGTACTTCAGAAAAACCAAAGATGCTAACAAGAAGAGGTCCCTTGATTCAAGAACTTGTCCCTATTTTCATCTTCTCAGTAGCCTCTATAGCCAAGGGAAGCTTCTTCTCCAACCTGAGAAGCAAGAaactactactaataataatgataaccATGGAAAAAAAATGGTCGGAGATCATCAAACTTCTTCACAAATGGGGTCTGCTATTGCTGCTGATGATAATCATGATCATGGAGGTgagaataacaataataataaagctTTGATGCAAGCACCTTCTTTGGATTTTGATCagttttaa